CCATCACCAAAATCCCAAGTTAGACTTTTAACTCCAGAGCTCATATTATTAAAAGATACTTCAGAATCCACTACTGAATAATCATAAGCTACAGAAACAGGGCCTACTTGAGTAGAATCTTTAGCAACCAGACCATCAGAACTTGTAGTTGTTAATTTAACATCATACAATCCGCCTTGGGCATAAGTATAATTCGGATTCGCATCGGTAGATGTATTACCATCACCAAAATTCCATAAGTAAGCTGTCGCATCTGTGGAATAACTTCTAAAAATAACCGTCAATTGGTTTGAAGCATCTAAACTTGTAGTAAACTCGGTACTAGGCTGAATATTGTTCACATTACCAGTAGGCGGTTCAAACGGTTCGTATCCATCATCGTAACAAGATACCACCCCCAAAGACAACACAAACAGCGCTATAATACTTTTTGTGTGTTTTTTAATTATATTATAAATCATCATAGTTTAGTTTTTTTAATTTTTAACAGAAATTTCAAAAGCATCTAATCTGTATTCGTCACCAGAATTGGTAACATAAATGATTACAGATTCGTTAGTACCTGCATCAAAAGTAACAGCATGCTTCTTAAATACATCCGGGATTCTATCCGTATTAGTTTCAGTTCTTGAAACTATGATATTTTCAGGTAATAGAGACTCGGCGTAAGACGAAGTATTAGGTGTTAAGATAGACACGGTCATTTCTCCTGGATTATCTAGGTTAAATGCAGTAAAGTACGAAATCACATAGGTAGCTCCTGGCGTCACTTCAATTTCTTGATAAGCTACACGATCACCACCCGATGGGAATTTAGCTGACTGATAACCTTCAGGTACAGAACCAAGTTCTGAGTTCGAGTTAATTTGAGGTACTGTTGTACCACCACCTAGAGGACTCCAAGCGGCATTGCTAGGTACTCTCCAAGAATCTCTACCGTCTCCAGATCCATCAAATAAATCGTTATCTTCAAAACCAGCCTCAGAAATTTCAGGAACTGGTATCGTAGGAACCGCTTGTAAAACATTAACCGTTTTTACAGTTTCTTCCGATTTTCCAAGTTTATCAGTAACTTTTAAAACAACATCATAAACCCCTGGTCCAGGGAACTGGAAAATAACTTCACGATCTTGTAAAGTCGCCGGAGGCAAATTAGTAATTTGCTCTTCAAAATCCTGAATAGCTTGAATTGTTTCATCGCTACGGTTAGCTTCCGCTGCAGCTAATTGCACCTTTAAATCATCTACCTGCTGTTGCATTACAGCCTGTTTCGCTGGATCTGATTCACATGGTATTTTAAATTCTAACTTATCGATTTCAGACTGAATACCAACAACAGTAGCGTCAACTGCTGCGATACTTTGCTCTAAAACAGGTAAATCTTTATTGATTAAAACTACACCCGTATCAGGAGTAATTGTCCAATCATATTGTATTCCATTAACCGCCAGATTTGTACCAGCTTGGAAAAAGTAATCATAATTAGCTGCTAATTCTATATCATTACAGTCAAACTCAGACGATGTCACGTCGGAATAACTATAAAATGGTGTAGGTCCAGTAAAGTCGGGTAAATCACCTACCTCTGGTAAATCATCACTAACACAAGAAGCTAGGGATACCATTACGCCTGCGGCTATATACTTTAAATTAAACAAGTGTTTTTTCATAATTTTTAAGTTTTTAGTATCCATCATTTTGTTTATAAAAATTAGGTAAGTTATCTCTTTCTCTTTGAGGGAAAGGCAGGTATTTCTTTTCATTGGTATAGAATAAGCTGTTGTCATCAGAGAATTTCTGTAACACACGATCAGCTTCACCTAAACGTATTAAATCGAATAAACGTTGGTTTTCATAAACAAATTCAACACGTCTTTCATCTAATAAGATTTGCTTAGAAATGATAAACTCTGGATCTAAACCTGCACGTTCACGAACTTGATTGAAAGCATCTAAGGCTCTTGAATCTGTAGTTGTTTCACCTCCTGCCATGATGGCTTCAACATATAATAATAACACATCGGCATATCTTAAAACAATCCAATCGTTATCTCCAATTTCACCTGCAGTAGGAAATTTGGCATTAAAAGTATCATTTGTAGGAATAGAAGGGTTATAAGACAACGCATCAATACTGCCATAGAATCTAACAGGTTGTAAATCTGGCGTCATCACTTGTAAAAAATCTAGTGATGCAATATTAACCCCGTTAGAAGGCCCTTGTAAGGTCATCGCAAAACTATGAGATTCAGAATCTGTTTGAACTTGTGAACCTAAGTCACTATCAGCCGTAACATAATTATCACTTAAGGCTAAATCATAAGCGATAGAAAATATCACCTCTTTATTAATCTCTAAAGCTGGACTGTTAACCCAAGAACCATCTGGCACACCATCGGTAAATCCATTGCTATCTAAAGCATTACCAAATACATGACCATAATCTTTGATTAAATTTTCAAAATGATCGGTAATAGAGTTACCACCTCTAGGTGTTGTGATTAAATCGAAACCATAATCATCGTTATTATCAATTACAGAAGCCAATAATAATTCTGCTTCTGTATAATTAGGATTTGGCTGACTCAAATATGCCTTAGCAGCTAAACAAATAGCAGCACCTGCAGAAGGACGGTATCTATTTAAAGATTCGCCACTTAAATAAGCAATCGAAGTTTTAAAATCTTCAATAATCTTTTCATAAACTTCCTCTTCTGGTAATTGTGGGTAATCTAAAGCTTCATCTTTAGTAACATCCAAAACTTTATCAACATAAGGAATGTTTTGGTACGATCTTACCAAGTTAAAATGACATAACGCACGCATAAAATAAGCTTCACCTACGGCATACTGATATTTTTCAGGAGCAAGAAAGCGGTTATCGATTATAGTATTAGCATGTTTTATAGTCGCATAATTATTAGAATAATAAGTTGCTACATCACCGTTGTTAGGATCGATATTAAAAGCATTAAAATCTGGATAGTTTCCATTTTCAGAATTCGCTCTAACGTTATCCGATCTAAGTTCTGTTAATAAAAACTCGTTAGCCGGTACTTTTTGATACGCATCAAGCACACCGTTTGCTAAAAATTGAAATCCGTTTTCGGTTTGAAGTAACTCATCGATTGAAAGTGCCGTTGGGTTACTAAGGTCTAATTCTTCTGCACAACCTGTTAGTAAGGCTGCTGCAGAAAAACAAGCAATAATATTTTTATATATCTTTTTCATAGTTCGTTAAAATTGAAAGTTAATCCCTGCTGAAATTGTTCTCACTACTGGACCATCCCCTCTTTGATAACCAGCTGTTAAAGGCGTATTGGCATTGTCTGAAGTTTGACCAGCAGCTTCCGGGTTGAACCCTTCGTAATCGGCTGCAGTAAAGAATAATAAATTCTCTCCTGTTAAATAAAGTCTTAATCTATCTATACTGTACTTAGAAGTAAAAGATTCTGGAATCGTGTAACCAAGCGTAATATTTCTTAATGCTATAAAAGAAGCATCTTGAATATGATCGTCGGTATATCTTCTATGTACTAATAAATCTCTATCTGGGAAATTAGAAACGGCGTTAACAGCAGACTCACTAGCGTAATACATTTGATCTAAATCGGCTACCCTAACTTCACCTCCATGAGAACCTTGCCATTGGAAAGAGAAATCTAAGTTTTTGTAAGAAAAATCAGAGTTGAAACCCCATGTAAAATCTGGATAAGGATTACCAAGTTCGGTTCTATCTTCACCATCAATAATACCGTCGCCATTTAAATCTTTTACATAAACGTGTGCAAAATCATTATTAAATCTATTGAAAGGATTATCAACCCATTCTAAAGGCATTTCTTTTTCATAAACCCAACCATAGAATGACGTAATTGGTTGTCCAACACGTGCAATAAACTCTGTTGGTCTGGTATCTTGATCAATTCTAGAAAGAATTTGATCATTTTTACCTAAACTTACCACCTCATTTCTATTTAAGGCAAACTGACCTGAAGCTTTCCAGCTCATATTTTCTGAAGTATAAAGACGTGAGCTTACTTCAATCTCCACACCTTCATTTTTCACTTCTCCAATATTCTGTAACCAGTTATCGGTTCCATAAACACCTGATACTGGAGCGAAAAGAATTAAATCTTTACTACTTCTAGTATAGTAATCTACTCCTAAATTCAGTAAACTTCTACCAAAAGTCACATCAACACCTGGGTTAAACTCTACTAATTGTTCCCAACCTAAATCTTGATTCGCTAGGGTAATGGCTTTAACACCAGTTAAACCATTATAACTTATCGTACTAAAAGCTTCTTCAAAACGGTATAATGAATTAAAGATATTATTATCAATTTCATTAGAACCTGAAATACCATAACTCGCTCTTAATTTTAAGAAACTAATAACATCACTATTTGATAAGAAGTCTTCTTTAGACAAAATCCAACCTACAGAGGCTGCAGGGAAGAAACCAAATCTTGTGTTCGTTCCAAATCTTGTACTACCATCGGTACGTGCTGAAAGTTGTACTAAGTACTTCTCGTCGAAGCTATAATCAACCCTTCCAAAGTACGATACTAACTTATCTGTTCCGTTATCGGTATAAGAAATCCCACCGTCTGCGATAGCAATATTGTTATTAAAATCATCGGTATATCCAACAGCTTCGGTTGATTGGAAGTAAAAGTTTCTTTGAGTAAACTCAAATCCTAATACTGAATTAAAACTGTGCTTACCAAAACTTCTGTTATATTTAAGAAGTGACTCAATAGCATATTGGTTTAATTCGTCTCTACTTTCTAAACGAAATGCTTCTTGATCTCTATTTTCTTGACCGTAGAAGTAATCATTATTATTGTTTTTACCATGTCTGAATACACCTGAAATGGTTTGTCTGAAATTAAGCCCTTTAGCTAATTTGAAATCCATATAAGCAGAAGTATTCAAGTTCAATTTCTTCTTTAAACGATCTCTTTCTAAATAGTGCACTAAAGGGTGAACGTTTTTAGTAGTCGATAAAGTTAATCCCCCTGAAGTTAATGGACTAACTGTAGGAAGTCCTGTAACTGGATCTCTATTAATGGCTCTAGGGTTGTTTGGATCTACAGTAAATACGTGATCAAAGGCTCTAGAGAAACCATAGCTACCTACACCAATATTTTCAAATTGTTTACCAGCATCACCAGGATCGCCTTGAGTAACATATTTCATATGCTCTTCATTTAAGCGAAGTGGTAAATGCCCATATTGTCTTAATGGATCGGTAAATCTAGTAGGTACTCTAACCTGGTCATTGTAGTTTGCGCTAATGTTAGCACCAAATTTAATTTTCTTATTTTTAGATTTACTATCAATCTTAATTCTAGCATTTAACTTCTTAAAATTATCAGTTAACACAATACCTTCATCTTCAAGATATCCAATAGAACCGGTATAACTTGTTAACTCGGTACCACCTCTAACCGATAAAGAGTGGCTACTAATAACACCACCGTTAAAAATCTCATCTTGCCAATTGGTTTCTCCACCACCTAAAGAAGCAATAAATTCCATAGCTTCTAGCTCTGCATATGCTGTATCATAATATCTGTTGACATCGACATATCTAGGGCTGCTAGGATCGATAGCAGAAACTTGACCTTGTAAACTATTTAATCTAGAACGCTCTTGCGCTATTGTAGTATTAAAGTTTTTGTTTTTAGTAGCAAATTTATATCCTGTAAAAGTATTGTACGAGAATTTTGTCTGACCTTCAACACCTTCTTTTAAGGTTACTAAAATCACACCATTTGCACCACGAGAACCATAAATAGCAACAGAAGAAGCATCTTTTAAAACACTTAAAGATGCGATATTATTATTATCTATAGACCCTAAGATATCTGGATCGGTACCTAAAACAACACCATCAACCACGATAAGTGGTGCCGAAGAACCTGTAATAGACCCAGGCCCCCTCATAGTAATTTTAGGATCACCACCAGCCTCTGAAGTTGTTACTTGAATTCTTAAACCCGCAACCTTACCTTGTAAAGCGTCTTCAACACGAGCTACTGAATAATCTTGAATATCTTTAGCATCAACTTTAGTTAAGGCACTAGTGATATCTTTTTCTTTTTGATCTCCATAACCAATAACCACCACTTCATCAAGTTGAGAAACATCTTCACTTAACGAAATATTTAAAGGGTCACTTCCATTAACAAGTTTGGTTTGAGATACATAACCCAGATAAGAGAACTGAACCGCCTCACCTTGCTCTACATTGATTTCGTATTTACCATCGAAATCTGTTGTCGTACCTCTGGTCGTACCAACAACAATAACATTTACACCCGGAATTGGAATACCGTCTTCTACAGAAGCTACAGTTCCTTTCAGAACAATTCCACTTTGGGCAATTGCCGTGATACTAAAAAGCAACATCACAACTAGAGCTAATTTATTCTTTAAATTCATAATTGGTTTTTTTATGTTTAAAATAGTATAGTTAACTACAACCCAAGCACATAAACACCAGAGTTGCCTTTTTTTACCCCTACCCTTATCAATTTAAATTACCTAATTAAACGTTTAACCTAATGATTCAAATTAATAATAGATATGGAGTGAATTTTAATTTACTTCCCTCCTAAAAGAAGTAAAATTGCAAAAAGAACAGACCTTTGCCAATCCTTTTTTTTACGATAAATTCATGCTAGAAATAATTTTAAGAAAGTGTTATACATTTAATTTATTTGACTCTAACCAGTTTGGTTGACCAATTTGGTTCACCAAATATATGTTAATTTGTGTTAACAGCAAAATAATTTAATATTTTAACAATATTTACAATTTTATACCACAAATAATTGCGAAAATATTATTGCAAATTTAACAAAAAAACTTAAATGACTGAATACTAACTTTTTAATTATAATTAAAACCTTCCTTAATAAAATCGAATCTAGAAAAAATTCATTTTACATTTCGATCGCAAAATTCATTGTGATACGCCTTCGAAAATTACTTTGATACCGCCTATCAAATCGTAAAAATATTTGTTTAATCTCTCTAAATGTTTTCATAATCATTTTTTATTTACTCAATTAAAATAATACGCTCCAGTCCACTGAAATGTATCACCGTTTATTACTAATTCATGTTGCTCTTTTCCGGAAACCTTACTATTACACACAATAAAGGTTTTTATATTTCCTTGAATATCTTTTATCGCGATAGCCGTATATTGGTTATCATTATAGATCACCTTAACTTCAGCAATATGACTATGGGAATTCACTGCGTTTTCCGACACAGGACTATAACTTCCATGTGATTCGATAACTGAAACAAAAAGGGCATCTTTCGCTTCGTTTTTTCTAAGCATGAATCCAGGTTCCTTTCTCAAATTAAAATCAGGATCGTGAGCTCCTATTCTTGTAAAATAAATATCATCCTGAGCATTTGTAACAGTAGTTAGGGTATGGAAACGTCCTGCATGATACCAAGAAAACTTCACATTCCCGTTGTTAGCTTTACCATGTCCTTCAACAAATAAATGCTGATAACCGTTTTTGGTTCCAAGGGGCTTAAGGATTTCGGGGGTTGTATATTCAAAATTAGTTTCCATAACCTGTCCAAAGTAGTAATAGGGAAAATCATACTGATTGGTTTGGTTTGAGGTTACAGCCATAATATCCAACACATAAGGTTTTTCAAAATTAGCATCTCGAATTAACGCCATGGTACGATTAAGTACTGTACCTGGATAGGCATTTGTTTCATGAGCGCTAACCACTTTAATGCGATCATTATTAAAATCATAAAAATTTAAGACCGAATGATGCTGTGAACCAATATCATATTTACCTTGAAAATGACTTTCTTCATTTTGAATAAGGGTATTATGTGCAATACTTTGCTTAGCCCAAGTTTTATTTTCTTTAAGGTAATTACCACCTCCTTTTTGTTCGATATTAACAAAACGCGCTAATCCGTAGTCCTGTAGAATTTCTTCACCAGTTTCATACATCGAAAAAGACAACTTATCATAATGTCCGTGGCTCAAACCTTGAGCAGCATATTTAAAAACCACCTCAACATCGCCATCTCTTAAAACAGCAACACCACCTTGTTTTCCCTGAGGGCCATCACTAAAATTAACGGATTTCTTTTCAAATGGTTTTGCAACGCCTTCTTTTATTCCTAAAGCTACAGCTAAGCCAGAATCATCCAACAATACTCGATTTTGCTTTTCTGCAATACTTAGCAATTCTGGATTTTTCAAACCATGTAAATAAGCAATATCTACGGCTGTCACCAATTCTTTAGAATAATATGACATTCCTTTTTGACCATCATTTAAAGGAAAAAAGTCGCCATCGGCATCAGATAAATTTAAAAGCGCATTTACAGCTTTCAATATCACACCATTTTTATGTTCAAATATTTTAAGCTCTGGTTTTACATTATTTAAAGCTTCAGAAAAAATCAAAAATGGATACATCGCATAGCGCTGGTAATACGGCCCTTCGGTATAATAACCGTCTGGCGAGAAAGGCTCCTCTAAATTGGCTAAAAATCCTGCCTTACCATCTTCATTTTTAATATATCCACCGTCATTATCTTTGGCATCTGCATCAATACCATCATTCTCAATACCATATAAAGCACGATGTAATAAGTCATCATCACCCATAACTAAAGCAATCATACCTACAGCAGCATTCCCCCATGTACTATGATTATGCACGCGGTTATAAAATTGCGGATTTTCGATAGAAATAAAATCAGCAAAAGGTCTGAAAAGGTTGTTTTCCAATTGGGCTCTTTCTTCAGCGGACAAGTAATCGTAAATACAATCGTATCCTTGACTCGCATAAACTAACCAGTTAGAATCATTTAAACATTGCCAAAACAATTTCCCTCTAGCATACGAACGGGTTTGAGGATGCACGGGCAAATCTTTATACATGGCTTCGTATTGAAACAACATGTCTTTTACATACTTAGCGTATTTTTCATCATTTAGAATCTGATACAATAGACCCGCTTTTTCTAACATGAAGAAATTGCGTTTATGACGTTCATGCGTGTAACCTCCTGAAAAATCCTTTGGAATTGGTGTATCTATACCCAACGCCATTTCCGCATCAACCTCTTCCTTGGCGATTTGGACAGAGGCATCAAAAATTGGAATATGACCCAATTCTTTACGAATTTGTTCGACACCAGCTTTAGTAATGATTAATTTAGGATGACTACCTAAATGAGTAGCTGCCTCTTTTTTATAAGAGGTTTCATTTTGAATTTTACAAGAAAACATAAGTCCTAGCAGTAGGAAACTAAGACATACACTAATAACAGATTTTTTAATTAACGTCACCCGTTTCATAGAAGGTATTTTAAATTCAGTTTATGGCGTAAACCAGTTTGGTTTACCAGATTGGTTGCCCAAAGATAGGTATAATTATAACTTACACCAAAAATCAAGCTGCAATTTGCTAATTTTAACAGAATCAGATTGTTAAATGCATAAAAATAGTATTTATTATTTACACCTATGTAATATATCCGCAAAAAAAAGCTGGTTTAAATTATAAAATTATCAACCCCGTATTTACAGTTCCGGTTTTATGGTTTGTAATATTGAATAGATATTTTGGCCTAAAAGCTACAAACAGGAACCATAAAAAAAGGTTTTGTAATAGTCGTATAGACCAATACAAAACCTTTTATGATTAAAACAAAGAAGCTTAATACATCAATGTCATCTCTAAGTTCTCCTGAACTTTAATCTCTCCCGAATTAGATAGGGTATTATTTGAATGCTCATTATTTTTAGCACCCCATAATACTGCTACAAACTTACCTGGATTATTTTTAAAGGTATTATCCTTTATATTAACATTTACAATCCCACGGTGATTTAATAAGATTCTATTTTTTTCATGCCCACCTGATTTGGTAAAGGTACAATTTGCAATTAACAAGTTCCCACCGATAGTTGATTCATCGTAACCACCTCTATAATAATCTACCACATTTTGTTTAATAGCATTAAACGTTGAGTTTGTAATGGTTAAATACTCGGTATTATAATCTCCTTTATCTAAAGTTTCTTCAGAAAGCTCTAAGCCGTTCTCACAATTAAAAAAATTGGTTTTATCGAAAGTAATGTTTTCTGCGAAGGCCTCTCGGTATACTTTTAAAGCATAAGCAAAG
This genomic interval from Tamlana carrageenivorans contains the following:
- a CDS encoding RagB/SusD family nutrient uptake outer membrane protein — translated: MKKIYKNIIACFSAAALLTGCAEELDLSNPTALSIDELLQTENGFQFLANGVLDAYQKVPANEFLLTELRSDNVRANSENGNYPDFNAFNIDPNNGDVATYYSNNYATIKHANTIIDNRFLAPEKYQYAVGEAYFMRALCHFNLVRSYQNIPYVDKVLDVTKDEALDYPQLPEEEVYEKIIEDFKTSIAYLSGESLNRYRPSAGAAICLAAKAYLSQPNPNYTEAELLLASVIDNNDDYGFDLITTPRGGNSITDHFENLIKDYGHVFGNALDSNGFTDGVPDGSWVNSPALEINKEVIFSIAYDLALSDNYVTADSDLGSQVQTDSESHSFAMTLQGPSNGVNIASLDFLQVMTPDLQPVRFYGSIDALSYNPSIPTNDTFNAKFPTAGEIGDNDWIVLRYADVLLLYVEAIMAGGETTTDSRALDAFNQVRERAGLDPEFIISKQILLDERRVEFVYENQRLFDLIRLGEADRVLQKFSDDNSLFYTNEKKYLPFPQRERDNLPNFYKQNDGY
- a CDS encoding SusC/RagA family TonB-linked outer membrane protein, with the protein product MNLKNKLALVVMLLFSITAIAQSGIVLKGTVASVEDGIPIPGVNVIVVGTTRGTTTDFDGKYEINVEQGEAVQFSYLGYVSQTKLVNGSDPLNISLSEDVSQLDEVVVIGYGDQKEKDITSALTKVDAKDIQDYSVARVEDALQGKVAGLRIQVTTSEAGGDPKITMRGPGSITGSSAPLIVVDGVVLGTDPDILGSIDNNNIASLSVLKDASSVAIYGSRGANGVILVTLKEGVEGQTKFSYNTFTGYKFATKNKNFNTTIAQERSRLNSLQGQVSAIDPSSPRYVDVNRYYDTAYAELEAMEFIASLGGGETNWQDEIFNGGVISSHSLSVRGGTELTSYTGSIGYLEDEGIVLTDNFKKLNARIKIDSKSKNKKIKFGANISANYNDQVRVPTRFTDPLRQYGHLPLRLNEEHMKYVTQGDPGDAGKQFENIGVGSYGFSRAFDHVFTVDPNNPRAINRDPVTGLPTVSPLTSGGLTLSTTKNVHPLVHYLERDRLKKKLNLNTSAYMDFKLAKGLNFRQTISGVFRHGKNNNNDYFYGQENRDQEAFRLESRDELNQYAIESLLKYNRSFGKHSFNSVLGFEFTQRNFYFQSTEAVGYTDDFNNNIAIADGGISYTDNGTDKLVSYFGRVDYSFDEKYLVQLSARTDGSTRFGTNTRFGFFPAASVGWILSKEDFLSNSDVISFLKLRASYGISGSNEIDNNIFNSLYRFEEAFSTISYNGLTGVKAITLANQDLGWEQLVEFNPGVDVTFGRSLLNLGVDYYTRSSKDLILFAPVSGVYGTDNWLQNIGEVKNEGVEIEVSSRLYTSENMSWKASGQFALNRNEVVSLGKNDQILSRIDQDTRPTEFIARVGQPITSFYGWVYEKEMPLEWVDNPFNRFNNDFAHVYVKDLNGDGIIDGEDRTELGNPYPDFTWGFNSDFSYKNLDFSFQWQGSHGGEVRVADLDQMYYASESAVNAVSNFPDRDLLVHRRYTDDHIQDASFIALRNITLGYTIPESFTSKYSIDRLRLYLTGENLLFFTAADYEGFNPEAAGQTSDNANTPLTAGYQRGDGPVVRTISAGINFQF
- a CDS encoding heparinase II/III domain-containing protein, translating into MKRVTLIKKSVISVCLSFLLLGLMFSCKIQNETSYKKEAATHLGSHPKLIITKAGVEQIRKELGHIPIFDASVQIAKEEVDAEMALGIDTPIPKDFSGGYTHERHKRNFFMLEKAGLLYQILNDEKYAKYVKDMLFQYEAMYKDLPVHPQTRSYARGKLFWQCLNDSNWLVYASQGYDCIYDYLSAEERAQLENNLFRPFADFISIENPQFYNRVHNHSTWGNAAVGMIALVMGDDDLLHRALYGIENDGIDADAKDNDGGYIKNEDGKAGFLANLEEPFSPDGYYTEGPYYQRYAMYPFLIFSEALNNVKPELKIFEHKNGVILKAVNALLNLSDADGDFFPLNDGQKGMSYYSKELVTAVDIAYLHGLKNPELLSIAEKQNRVLLDDSGLAVALGIKEGVAKPFEKKSVNFSDGPQGKQGGVAVLRDGDVEVVFKYAAQGLSHGHYDKLSFSMYETGEEILQDYGLARFVNIEQKGGGNYLKENKTWAKQSIAHNTLIQNEESHFQGKYDIGSQHHSVLNFYDFNNDRIKVVSAHETNAYPGTVLNRTMALIRDANFEKPYVLDIMAVTSNQTNQYDFPYYYFGQVMETNFEYTTPEILKPLGTKNGYQHLFVEGHGKANNGNVKFSWYHAGRFHTLTTVTNAQDDIYFTRIGAHDPDFNLRKEPGFMLRKNEAKDALFVSVIESHGSYSPVSENAVNSHSHIAEVKVIYNDNQYTAIAIKDIQGNIKTFIVCNSKVSGKEQHELVINGDTFQWTGAYYFN